Part of the Siniperca chuatsi isolate FFG_IHB_CAS linkage group LG6, ASM2008510v1, whole genome shotgun sequence genome, AAACTTTAGACCTTCAATATTGACGTACATGCTTCTGAATGAATCATTGGTACTTTATTTCAGGATTTCATTTAAGTTGTCTGAGGTTTTTTTTTGAAAAGAGATGAATGGGTTGATTTGGAAAGAGAGCTGGCATTGACTCACTAAGCTGAAAAGCCATTTTATTGAATGAGAAATAGATAATTTCCTGCttgatttttgaattttttggtTCAGTGGcacttgctttgttttgttttgaaaacagTCTGCGTCTCCTTTCGTGTGTGTAATTGTAGTGTAGGTGTTGGTTTGTGCTACCATGGAGAACATTTCTAAAGCCTTCATAACTGATATTACTTACATATAATTACTCTGTTagaatatctatctatctatctatctatctatctatctatctatctatctatctatctttggGCTTATTCAGGCCATAATGACCTGCCCTCAGGAAGCCACTTAGTATTTCCTTTTCAGTAACATGGAACCCATTCAGAGACAGTTACAGATAATCAATATTCAGTTTTCCTGCTATCATTGTTCAGCAGCAGTATCACTCATTCCATTCACAACACAGACATGCTGTAGAGCCTCTGTGGCATGCATTGTTCTAGTACTGTATATGAATATAGAACATTCTTTTCTAACCAGGTATagctattgattattttcaataatgctgttgtttctgaggtgattCAATCTTTAAGGAGGCATTACTTTAGGTTTTGAAAATGACAGCAAATCTAATCATACTAGCATGCGTTGTCTGCCATTATTGATCAGTGAATTGGTGTAGCTGGGACTTCAATGAGCTGTACTTCTTTAGAACCAAAGGAAAACCTTCATACAAGGCTGTCTTACTGTGATGGAAATACTTCTCGGAGACAATAtttcaaatagtttttttttgtatttgtttgggTGGGATGACAGGAAGCCAGCACGGTGGTTTCTCAACCTGGTCAATGGACAAAGTAATGCTGCAACAATTACCTTATTAAaccatatttatatataacaaaacagaaatggtTTTATGCAAACTTCCCAATGGGAATACATGCTGCTTGGGATCAAGATGATAAAACCCTAAATGAAACCAGATCAAATACATCCTGAACACAAATTTTGTGAGTCTAcgtgaaatgtaatttactgtATAGTTTACATAGAAAAAGTTGCATACATAttgcagcttttcttttaaACTCCCCACTCTGAAAGTCTGTGCAACCTTATTTAAAAGCCTCTCTTTATCTGTGTTTTAGGGTGCCTACTACAGCTGAGGTGGAGAAATGGAAGGAGTCTTTCAGCCACGTGATGAGCAGTGAAAGTAagtgttacattattgtttCACACCTAAAACCTGAACTAGAACAAGCTTGTGTTCAAAGCCAAAGCAAGCTCAAAGGACTTTGTCTGACACTAATAATGTTGACACTGTCAAGCGGATGCTTGACTCATTGGTTCTCCAGCAGAATCTCTCTCAGGGTTTATGAAAAAAACTCCTCAAAACGAAACATCACCATTCTCATGTGACATGATGGCGCTGCGATCATGGGAATATTATCAGACAAGGCCCTGACCTTCACATTCCTCACTAATGGTTGCCAGTAAGATTTTGGCAATCTCAAAAGTGATGCTTAATCTCTTTCTTCACTCTTTGTAAGGCGCAAAGTTAGAAATAAAATAGCTTTAGTACAGAAGATGTATCGGTTTTTGACCAGTGCTAATTGAGACACGTTAATTCTGTCTTCATGATGTCAAAGGAAAGTTAAGGAGACTTGGCTGGGGgaaacaaacatgtaaattgagcgcacacacacacacacacacacacacacacacacacttcgaCGCATTCTCATGCTCTGGTCTTCTGCTACGTGTCTCAAGGCACTACTCAGTGGCCCCTCAGGGCATGCTGACCAGTGCTGaatttatgtgtgtctgtgtgtgtgtgtgtgtgcataagcCCTCTGAGAATTATACTGTGTGTAGACACAAAAGGGGAGCAATGGCCTTGAGGGAACCAGCTGAGTTCTGACCTCCTCCGTTCCATGACCTCATCCACTGACCTCCAACATTGTCgtgtcttccttccttcctttccgaCTTCATCTGTCAGCTCTCATTGGATCGATCTTCTTTTGTTTATCTTATTGCGGCCTCAATGGTCTCCTCCATCTGTCCTCTTAGTCATGTAGGATTTTGGAGCAGTAGTGCTGAAGTTAATCAATTTGATAAAAATGACTTCTACAAAGGCTCAGatctgtgtgtaatgtgttctTTTATTAACTGGTTTGGATATTGGAAAACACTTGCCTATCTAAAAAGACAGGATGCAATTATTGATGCTaggatttattttctcttggTAAAATGTAATAACTCAGTATAATTATGCTGCTTTCGTGCGCCCCGGCTTTGCTTGTTgagtgtttattttctcttagtTTGAAGTGACTTTTTCATCCATTGCTCACTCTTAAGAATTTTCTATTGCCAGAAACTCTGAAAAACTTTAGCTCCATCTGTGAGTGGAGAACAGCTctgtatttcagttttgtgctgtaaagcaaTCCAGCTGAAGTCCTGCCAAATCTGGCCCATGGACACACAGCCTAAAAAGCAGCTTGATGTAGCACTTTCTGGTGTTGTCCAGCTGTAATTATACTAATGCCTCAAAATGAATGTATTAATGATTTATTACTCCGCTGTTTTCTGGCACCTTATGAGCAATTGGGAGCTGATTCAAACCAATATATGGCTTTCACATTGGCCCAGGCTAGTTAGCAGCATTTTGGCTAGCTTTTGGCAAGTGTGAAAATCGGACCGGCGTAACTCATTCTGCTGCATCATTCGTCACAAGTCTGGCAAGCAAGTATGCCAGATTTAGGTCATTTTATTTACCTTTGACTTATGACGAGGctgtattttcttattcttttaaAGGAGCATCAATATATTACAACATTTATTACACCCTGTGAATGATTCTTCAACACAGCATCAATCATCCTTGTCAATGTGTGTTATCACAAACCTCTACACCGGCACTCATGGgtctatatttttttctgtccgTGTTAGTGGGTCGTATGGTCTTTGCCAGCTTTCTGAGGTCAGAGTTCAGCGAGGAGAACATGGACTTCTGGGTCGCCTGCGAAGACTACAAGAAGACTGCACCTTCCAAGTTGCCGACTAGAGCCAAGCAGATCTACCAGCAATATATTGCGGCAGATGCTCCTAATGAGGTAATGACTTTTATCAGAAACATATGACAACACTGGTGacataaaatgtgaaactatcAGTGCGCTTGATCAGTGTGAGGAAAATGTATCCACAAAAATGTAACACTAAATTAAGCTTATTTATAGAGCATTTCTTTAAAAGGCTTACAAAGTGGAAACTTTGGAAGACAAAACAAGCCAGAAATGATTCTAtaaaaggcaaagaaagagaGGCTAAAAAAGCTTATTAATGCAACTGCACATTGTCCTTCAATTAAGTGAATACTTGAAGCTGTTTGTTACTGCGAAGCTATgaatatgcacatgcacaacaACACTTCTATACTAATGACCATTCAGTCACCTTTCTGATTAAAGGCTAAAACTCTATGGTATCATTATCCTGGGAAGTTGGATGCTTAGCTTGGTTGAAGGAATCTTGGCGCACTACTTAGTTCAGTCCATTGGGTTTTCtcttaatgaaaataaaatggaaaataaaataaacagagaatatAGACATGAAAGGGTATTTTGTTCCACTTTTCACAAGAGCTTGTCCTTTTCCGTGTGACagtgttttttcatatttttccccAAATTGTTTTTGCTATAACGATACTTTCCAAAAACGGTCAGGAATTTCAGTGTATTGTCTTTTTTCTATCAAAGCCTtattacttttagtttttgctGAGTTTTATTGGTTTCCCTAATGGTGGTTCTGTGGCCAAACATCAACAATAATCACTCAAGCTCCAATAAGTTTTTTAGATGTTAGAGGAGCAATAAAAGTTAATATTCTGCTTTCCCGAGTGACTTTTCCCTTCCAACTGTATTTTACCATGTATGCAAATTACAAGTTCATGCTCTTGAAATGCTTGTGAAATGTTTTAGTATCTTAACTCTTTCTTTCCTGTCATTCTATGTAATTAAAGGTAAACTTGGACGCAGCAACCAGAGAAGAAACTAGGCAGAACGTCGAGAATGCATGCTGGTCTTGTTTCGACGAGGCGCAGAAGATGATCGTCACCTTGATGGAGAAAGACTCCTACAGGCGCTTCCTCAACTCCAAACTGATCCAGGATCTGTGTCAGACACAGCCCACTGCTGCTcgggagaagaaggagaagaaaaactGTGACTGTGCTGAGAACAGGCAGGCGTTAACTGGCGGTGCCTAAACGGCAGACAAACAGGGAAGACTAGAAGAACGTGCCAAAGACTGATTATGTATGAGAAGGTAGACATTAGTAAAGATTGGTTTTGTTCGTGTCCGGTGCTTATAGAATAGAAAACCCGGTGGTTTAGAAGGTTAATGTGACATGTGGTCAAGACTTTCTTTTTTGATGCGCTTTTACTTGCCGTTATTTCCTGGAAGTTTGGTAGTCATTTAAGGGTTTGAAGTGGCTACTGTATGTCCAGATGTGCTTATaccagaaaaaatatattttaatatttcccaTTTCTGCATTCATCATCAGCTGTCATGTATTTTTCCAAATCACAAAAGTTGATAGAAACTgactaaatattttaatatttcaacgTACAATAAAAAGACTGTTTAAATGTTTGCATTATAAAGCTTAGCTTTTGCTTCTGGTTTCACTGCAAAACATAACCTGCTTTCCTGGCATGGCAAGGTTATATTGATACTCACAACAGATAAAAGGTAAAGCTAACCCTAACAGGTAAAGCTACCTCCACCCAACAGACACACCTTCAAACAACCCTACTGCCAGTGGAGCATGTTGTCCGTGGAGCAGTGTAAAGGATTTATTTAAGTAATAATGTACACTTGTTATATCTTTAAAGTAATATCAAGTTCTTTATAAGAATGACCCAACTTAACTGTGATTGATGAGAACACAGAcaccaaaataaaagtcaaatgaCTAACCTATCAGtattaaaaacatcaatgtTTAATTATGATGATGACCATTAACCCAGTACAGGTGATGTGggcatgtttattttttggagCTACATTAAATTAACCATCATGTATTCATCCGCAGTGAGTTTTGGCTGTCAACAGTCTTTAGAAGGCCACAAGCCGAAACACATTGTTCTAACATTAAAGGTGTTCTATATGCTACAAGTGTTACTGGTGTTTTGACCTCTGGAATTGTTggaagttgtgccagaaaccCGTACTCTGCGTCTACTGTATAAACATCTTGACAAGATCTCTGCACCGTGCAAATGTTGACCTTGTCTATGTCTACTAGGAATTTTTCACATGCTTCAATGGTACAGTATTGATTTTCTGTTGCATGTCATATAGCTACCAAACAGTAAGAGAAAAGGTCTAATTGTGACTCATTTGCTTGATTTAAAGATGTTTATTAACTGTAATTTGTGCAGGGTACTTAATAGTATGTTCACTTTAATTGAATGTATTTTGGTGACCTTGCATACTAAAATGCTTTATCAATGTATGCTGTGATGGATAGAAAACTTGATACTGAATATAGATATTTATTAAATGATGTCATTGTCCTATTTATATCATATCTGTGACtattcacaaataaaatgacGTGTTGGATAATCAGAACTTTGTGTGGCTAGTCTGTTTCAGATGGATGCTTTTCAACTTgaataagagtctacagccatgctagcagctctgcgaGTCTGTacttgatataataataataataataataataaaaaaataataataatgttgcattagcttacctttttataaatgtgatCAACATCACAATTAACTTCTGATCAACATGCAGATGATCAGAAGTTAATTGTGGGTTGTAGAACTTATGTGATttctgatttagatttttctgaTTAATGAACTGTATTGTTGTACACATAAGTTGTCTTCATTGTGCTCAATTcgattttttatttcatgaacTCGACTTCAGGCTTTACCTTCTCATGATTACAAGATCATTAtttcataatacattttttaatgttgagaTCATGTGAGTTATTGTACGATTTCAACACGTTTTTTTCATGAATTCGACATAATTCAGACTGTCTCTTCGTAATCATGCAGTAATCATCTATAATCAGTAGACATAAGGTGGTCTCTGCAATCTCAGACACTGTATAATTTCTGAAGATTATAAATGATTACACATCAGAATCTAACACTAGTATCTAATAATCACCAGAAGACAGTCATGACACAAGAAAGAAAGCTTTTTATTATCATATCAAGAGATAGTTCAAATCCAAAACTTTCCATGGCTGTACCTCTTTTGCTGATAAAACAGAAGTCCTTAAGTGACTTGACATCTGACCAagaaaaaccccaaaacacatGTATGGCAGCACACCAGTTAGCTGACTGGTTGGTTGACCCTGGTTAGTTCCCACCCAGATTGGTTTGCGGTGATTTGAGCATCTTTTCATCTTCAGATCCCTCTCAAAATCAGTGTCAGACATCCCAGCATGCAAAGCTGAAAGAGAAGATTTGGATCTTGGCAAGGCATGTTGAAAACCTTAGAATTTAATGCTTTTAACACTGAGTGCAAaacagttattacagacatttaAATCTtagttttaaactttaaaagccTCCTCTGTGTCTAAGACTGGTTCACCCTGTCAATTTATTTGTCATGAAGCTAAGGCTGTTTACTGCAGCTGAATTCACATTCACAGCCTAACTCCATGCCTATTTAAGGGCAACACATCTGGGACCATGACGCACtatacaataaataaacttgcttAAATTTAATCATCAGCACATCTAACTTTGACAGAGAGAGGGCAAACATGCTTAAATGTTTACTGTCGGTTTATTCCGGCTGCCTGCTTTGCTGCTTAGTAAAGGCACAAAAATAGAATATAAGATGCCTAGGTAGTTTTTTTAGAGGCAGAATCTGTGTTATACATGCAGGCGCTTCAAAGTGGATTAGTACTCCAGGagtttttcaattcaattttatttatatagcgccaattatTCCATGCAGGCCGAAAATGGGTTAGTCTTTGAAAACATCCTGAGTATGCTGAGCTGATGCTGCTATTTATCCtgtgttgctgattaatttatcCTTTGACAAGATGATTGCAGTGGCAGTTGTGCCATTTTTAGCAAAATTCCTCCTGAGGAAGAGTCATGCATACATAAAAGGAAAgaacgtacacacacactcatgtctgCACAGGaacaaattcaaatttctgTCTGATATACTGCTGTATGTATGTCAGCCTCAGTATGCTTGGATTCTGCAAGTAAAACACAGGAGTCTACAAGAAAGTGATAAATCCACTGGGGCTGGTGTGCTTGTGTGAATTCGTATCTGTCATCTAAAATGAATGAGAGTGTAGGAGTAGTGAGGGGGCCAGCAGCTAGAATGTGGACCgaaacattcacattttagaCTGGAGCTACAAATGGACAATATTTTTGTAGTGATATTTAATGCCAGTACTTGACCATGATGATGGAAATTCCAAAgatttaaaggttttattgtgATCAGTATGGTGAATCCATTGAGACAGCataaagagaggaaaaataaaaggtGACTTAAATTCTCCATTAAAACCAAGAATGATTAAATCACTGTTGGTGGTGTAACAGCTTATTAAGGCAGGATGATATGGGTTTAATTGCCAGACTGACACcccttaaaatgtaaaaatcagcTCTTCCTCTTTGTCATGTCAGCAGCAGATACTCTGACATCTTAACCAAAAAACAAGAACGATCCATTTCAGGACATGACAATTAGCCTCTGAAACTAAGTTGCTTTGTGCACCCAACCAGGTCACACTAATTCCTATTTTTAACTGAATGTCTAATGCCGTTATATTACTTGAGACAGTCGGGTAATGTAAACATacgtttttttgcattttgaataAAAGAGGAGTAGGACATGCCCTATTAGGACACGCTAATGTCACTTTGGTAGGTATGGAAGTTGTACCTCTGAACTGGGCCCTTTATCCATAACTCTAACCAGAAgttactaaaaaaataaataaatgctgcagTACAATGATGGACAACTTTTCAGAGGCAAGTTGGAAATCTCAGTGAGACAACAGAGAATGTTTGACTTTTGGTAACCATATCTGATCTTCTTGTATAACTGACCTCCTTTTATTGAgttacattaacttctgtgagCCATGAAGCTCATCTGCTTCTCATCCATTCAGACAGCACACACAGTTTGCAGTCATTTCACTGCGCATAAGTTGAATCATTACTGAACACTTTGTTTCTGCCAGCAGGGTGCTAACACTGTGCTTCAGGATTCAACTTGTTTTGAATACTAAACTCCACTATAGTTGAAtgacaattaaaacaaattctaCACAAAATGTTTATCTAACAGACCAAAAGCTCTCGTCACAGGCCCTTTATTTTCAATCAAATTCTTTGGCGGGTGATGAAATTTTTTGCTTGACTTTTATTGATAGGAGAAATCCAACGTATGTAAATTTGGACGTCACATACTCCAAGTACTACTTTATGTTGAGACCAGGACTCATGCTGATAGTGAGAAATGTGCAGACAGTCATAATTACTGCACACAAAGCCTCACTCACCTACTTCCAACAGCTTTTCTTACAGATATAAAAAAGGCTTGTCAATGCAATACGTGAGCCCCCAAAGGCCCCGACCACCTGTTCCAGAATTAAACATCCAGCCCACACATTTCTATCAAACAAATGCACAGTGATGAATACAACACTGAACTTTTTGGTTGTAGCTGAAATTGATCTAAATGAGTGAGCGACATACAGTTGACATACGTAGTGTTTAAAAGTGAGCCACAGTTGAACGGAAAAACAATGATTTAAGTCAGAATTTCCCTTTTGTCTCTGaagattatttaaaaagggaCAGAAGTTAAGACAAATATATTGAAGCTATAACTGCATATGAATGCAAGTAAGATCAAACTACTTTACAACCAGTTGAAGTCGGTGTTAAAATCAGACCTTAAAAAAGTTTGTTCCTCTGGGAGTCAGCCTGCAAACTTCACATAAACATTCAGAACAGAAAGATTGGAGCAGATATTTTTGCCTTCGTTTTCCACATAAATACAGTAACGCTGGGGACAAACCTCTTCAGTTAACAATCCAGAGGTGGCAAGCCTCTTGTTTGCCACCTCTGGCTTCTCATTCACTACTGCTGCCATGCCAGTACCTGGACTGGTTGTGGCTTCAACATACACAGTCAGTGGTGGCCTCTCAGAATTCCTATTTTAGTCCTTTCTACATTATTTCAGACAGCTACGATACCTCCGacatagaaaaaacaaaagtggcTAAAAACTAGTGGCAAAATGGCCACAAAGCCACCATTGCTGGTACTTACAggaaaaacaagacagagtctacaaccatgctagcagctctgtcaggctgtacttaggcacagtggtgctttgagctaaaagctaacatcagcatgctaacaggctcacaGTGATcatgctaacattctgatgTTAAGCAGTTAcattgtttaccatgttcaccgtcttTTCAGTTCAGTATGTTAACACCCTAACATGctgttttaaaaggaaatacatcgcaataatgaaataatgataCCATTCACCAGCTCCTGTGTGTAGAGTGATTTCTCTCCATTGACCACACAGTAtgctacattacattttaatttagattaAACATAGCTACAGCATGTGATGTAGGGGTTATGTTATAAAAGGCTTGTGTTAGTGTGCTTTTCTTCGCCTGCAGCTGTAATACTAGCCAGAGTCTGTTCAGGCTCAAGCTTTCAGGCCTGATCGGAGCTTCATTCAGAGTTAACCTGCTTATTGCTGGATGTTCTCTCCTGCCTTCCTAACGCCAAGCAGCTGTGAGGCCTGCTAATTAAAATCTGACAGGAGGATCTGGTGCTCTAATTTGATCATGCATGCAAGGAAGCACGTACACGctaacacatgcacacgcaaAGCCACTTATCTCTATCACATGAACACGCGCATGCACTCATACATACATCCCTAGGGCTGCATGTCTGGAGCTCTGGTTTATTAATATAGAAGTTTGAATAATAAACACTGCAGGGCTAAGGGGATTCATctcactgtgtctgtttgtttttgttattgtgttatGTTTGTGCTGGTGCTATTATCTGTGGAAGGCTGAAATATCAGGTTTGTGACAGCCTAGTGAcatgttttgacatttgactGTGTGCAGTGATAATATATTCACTAAGCATTTATGGGACACTGTATGGGTAGAATAAGAGTCTGTACCTGTAGGTGAAATCTATTTTGCTTCTCTATGCTGCTCTTAAACTATTGATGCTCCACTCTGACTTTGTGTAATGGGGTTCTTGTGACAATGCCATTCCTCTTGCTGTTGGCAATAACTATACAAATACTCCATCTCAAAAAATGTTATGCTAaatgatttcctttttttcccctcctcttcatcaAAACTGCCAGTGAAGATGAAGAACGAAGGAAGCAACAGTATCAGAAAAACAgggcaacacaaacacacaaccaaaaCATATGCTTTTAATTATATGGCAAAGCAATTTATATACCATTGTTCAGTGCATCGATGCATTACTGAAGGCAGTGGATTTTTGAGTAGTGGTTTGTGATGGACAGAGGGAGGCTGTGTGTATGTAACAAGTATTAAAATAATGACCTGGCCTGTTTTGCGGCATTTGTACTTTGCATGCATTTACACTATATTGCTTTTGTTATGCCATTATTCATCGGTAGGTATGCTCAATAAAGTACCGGGTTTGGCTCCCACATACCTTGTAGGGATGAGTGACACTGCAGTCTTTGAAGTTGATACTTTTGATGTGGATATTGATTCCGAGTATTGTGTTTGACTCTACAtttttataatgataatgacgTCGTGTGTGGCGATGACATGGGTGCTTGGACACCCACTGGTAATTGTGAGGAAtccacaggaaaaaaagaaaaaaaaaaaaatcatactgcAGGGTGACCATATCAGGAGAACCGTGGTCCAATGAAGATAAATACTGTGTGGATCGGACATGATGTCAAAGCAGTGAGATTAACTGTGACTTGTGTCCATTCCTATATTTAAACTTTCTTGGAGTCATCCGATACTCCCCTTGGATTGCATAACTCAGTGGTTTCATAAAGTGATGCAATTGTGTCATTTTGCATCACTTTATGAAACAGCTGTCTGACCAAAATGGATTGCACAAAGACTTTCAAACCAATGCCATTAAACGGTAACAACATCCCATCATTTATCAGCTAGAccttttgaaaaacagaaaaactgtggGCAGTCAAGGGACACCAACATCACCAGTCAGTGGACATCTGTAGTGAGTGAGCCATTAATGGTAGCTGTACTAGTGTAACAGTGTCTGGATTGAATGCACTTTATGGTCAATTGCATTAGTTTCTCTTGTTTAAATAGCTTCAAATCCAAtctgagcatgtgtgtatgtgatgggtgtgtgtgtgtatgcatgtgtgtgaagcCTAGTTGTAGTATGTCAATCCTGATTTATTTGAGCTGATTACTTTCTTTGGTATTGATTAAACTTAGTTGGCAC contains:
- the rgs4 gene encoding regulator of G-protein signaling 4, producing the protein MCKGLATLPATCLKSAKDIKHKISFLLQKPEPQAADQKQMKDKTAAAKRVPTTAEVEKWKESFSHVMSSEMGRMVFASFLRSEFSEENMDFWVACEDYKKTAPSKLPTRAKQIYQQYIAADAPNEVNLDAATREETRQNVENACWSCFDEAQKMIVTLMEKDSYRRFLNSKLIQDLCQTQPTAAREKKEKKNCDCAENRQALTGGA